A single region of the Alosa alosa isolate M-15738 ecotype Scorff River chromosome 6, AALO_Geno_1.1, whole genome shotgun sequence genome encodes:
- the yipf2 gene encoding protein YIPF2 → MASPDDLTFQEFEEAADLLSADPGASTLSVSTSSGTTAGAQDIKVDLSEDEDNHQESSGLLGEEKQTSGFWTFEYYQSFFNINTMQVVDRIRGSVMPLPGRNFIRHHIRNNPDLYGPFWICVTLVFSVAISGNLSTFLAQQGDQKYHYRPQFHRVTIAAVVVFLYAWLVPLGVWGFLTWRKGNERQTSGYSFLETVCVYGYSLFIFIPTSILWSIPFEWVQWTLILIAMVISGSVLVLTFWPVVRDDTKAAAFATVACIVVLHALLAIGCKLYFFETALEMKPIPTPGHAVTNTSKIN, encoded by the exons ATGGCAAGTCCTGACGACTTAACGTTTCAAG AATTCGAGGAGGCTGCAGACCTACTGTCAGCAGACCCTGGGGCCTCTACCCTCAGCGTGTCCACCTCAAGTGGCACAACAGCTGGGGCCCAGGACATTAAAGTAGACCTGTCTGAGGATGAAGACAACCATCAGGAGAGCTCAGGG CTACTAGGTGAGGAGAAACAAACCAGTGGTTTTTGGACATTTGAATACTACCAGTCATTCTTCAATATAAACACAATGCAG GTGGTGGATAGGATCAGAGGATCTGTGATGCCTTTGCCTGGACGAAATTTTATAAGGCATCACATCCGAAACAATCCAGATTTATATG GACCCTTCTGGATCTGCGTGACACTGGTGTTCTCAGTGGCCATCAGTGGGAATCTTTCTACCTTTCTTGCCCAGCAGGGTGACCAGAAGTATCACTACAGGCCCCAGTTCCACAGAG TGACAATAGCAGCAGTTGTGGTGTTCCTCTATGCATGGCTTGTGCCTCTGGGTGTCTGGGGTTTCCTGACCTGGCGGAAGGGCAATGAGCGCCAGACCAGTGGGTATTCCTTCCTGGAgacagtgtgtgtctatggaTACTCCCTATTTATCTTCATCCCCACCTCG ATATTATGGAGCATACCTTTTGAGTGGGTACAGTGGACTCTCATTCTAATCGCCATGGTAATCTCTGGCTCAGTACTAGTCCTCACGTTTTGGCCTGTTGTCCGCGACGACACCAAGGCGGCTGCTTTTGCCACAGTGGCATGCATAGTGGTGCTCCATGCACTGCTGGCTATTGGTTGCAAG CTCTATTTCTTTGAAACGGCTTTGGAAATGAAGCCCATTCCCACTCCAGGCCATGCTGTCACGAATACCAGCAAAATTAACTAA